A region of Anopheles merus strain MAF chromosome 2R, AmerM5.1, whole genome shotgun sequence DNA encodes the following proteins:
- the LOC121590824 gene encoding uncharacterized protein LOC121590824 yields the protein MAPLAITIATGKHGHNKPVSREDTPQVRPKHDIGVDPRPFPTSTDGKTEPKERKEIATQTVSAPRSKKFATYDDSKLVSFIRKVQPIVEEELSHGMTPMFDCNDNLYDASERYRVCCHQELRLRNLNPDHAVEQPFYVGAAAWLSILTRDAPLLVVAGSPNHAAWCDHVSSTVTVFCPKRDRYGASVQWVELSSSPVKACIESLETNPFNRDMFAGGTESGDVYIWHYELNLKVERNSFAELHSETTDCGKVVDMAWARYNVMSKSDYALLTAHTDGTVILWRVGKTIVKDKIFKLSVPSANGRALILTQILTTSNTEFVVGCDDGSLLLCSTTQLIPLGGTATSAERTVVNSSPAATGTSAGKGNFFSPGTIELKCHSFSVTSLQKIENRRQELLISCDLTGEVLFHDITDSINSTPTLIIKMPLPFKTRIVCTNDTEYIFSPTGNGLLELYRIGSGKVDTVEPSVPLKGSPNLIKMSANGKWLITGTYGGTFIIYSVAMEF from the exons ATGGCGCCGCTTGCCATTACCATAGCAACCGGAAAGCATGGTCACAACAAACCGGTGTCGAGA GAAGATACGCCCCAAGTTCGTCCCAAACATGACATCGGGGTAGATCCTCGGCCATTTCCAACCTCCACCGATGGTAAAACGGAACCGAAGGAACGGAAAGAAATTGCT ACTCAAACGGTCAGTGCACCACGGAGCAAGAAGTTTGCAACCTACGATGACTCCAAGCTGGTCTCCTTCATCCGCAAGGTACAGCCAATCGTGGAGGAGGAACTGTCCCACGGTATGACCCCGATGTTTGATTGCAATGATAATTTGTACGATGCTTCCGAGCGCTATCGAGTGTGTTGCCATCAGGAGCTGAGGCTTCGTAACCTAAATCCAGACCACGCGGTCGAGCAACCGTTCTACGTCGGTGCTGCCGCATGGCTGTCCATACTGACGCGAGACGCTCCGCTATTGGTGGTCGCCGGCAGCCCAAACCACGCAGCATGGTGCGACCATGTCAGCTCGACCGTTACCGTGTTCTGCCCGAAGCGGGACCGCTACGGTGCCTCCGTACAGTGGGTAGAGCTGAGCAGCAGTCCGGTGAAAGCGTGCATCGAGTCGCTCGAAACGAACCCTTTCAATCGGGACATGTTTGCGGGTGGGACCGAGTCCGGGGACGTGTACATCTGGCACTACGAGCTGAACCTGAAGGTGGAGCGGAACTCCTTCGCCGAGCTACACTCGGAAACGACCGACTGCGGTAAGGTGGTGGATATGGCATGGGCACGCTACAACGTGATGTCCAAATCGGACTACGCGCTGCTTACGGCCCACACAGACGGTACCGTGATACTGTGGCGCGTTGGGAAAACGATCGTGAAggataaaatattcaaactcAGTGTGCCGTCCGCTAACGGGCGGGCACTCATTTTGACGCAGATACTGACCACCTCCAACACGGAGTTCGTGGTGGGATGTGATGATGGATCGTTGCTGCTCTGCTCTACCACGCAGTTAATTCCGCTGGGTGGTACAGCCACTTCCGCCGAGCGCACTGTGGTCAATTCCTCACCTGCTGCTACGGGCACTTCGGCTGGCAAGGGAAACTTCTTCTCGCCGGGCACGATTGAGCTGAAGTGTCACTCGTTTAGCGTAACTAGTTTGCAGAAGATTGAAAACCGTCGCCAGGAGCTGCTCATTAGCTGCGATCTGACCGGCGAGGTGTTGTTCCATGACATTACAGATAGTATC AACTCCACTCCAACACTCATCATAAAAATGCCACTCCCCTTCAAAACGCGCATTGTCTGCACGAATGATACGGAGTACATCTTTTCTCCAACCGGAAACGGGCTGCTAGAGCTGTACCGTATCGGCAGTGGCAAGGTGGACACGGTGGAACCATCCGTACCGTTGAAAGGCTCCCCAAATCTTATCAAAATGTCCGCCAATGG AAAATGGCTGATCACCGGGACTTATGGTGGAACATTCATTATCTACTCGGTAGCGATGGAATTCTGA
- the LOC121587839 gene encoding EF-hand domain-containing protein 1-like, whose protein sequence is MEGLPKLPGNDFANRMRQKHHVPQSFKYVNGYPIPVRPECGLGGERLNEDSIQFCPEPNGGGNDTVLYDPILTYGRVRHLPVKPYRPHFVLYDQKTLKFNAFFRQAVPESATETFRIRYVHILYFLEDDTMTVLEPTIENCGYSQGRLVRRGRKLKNADREEFYHWKDLNIGIDVEMHGYVFHITDCDAYTKEFLLSNGIELNEIELLPPDPAMNERSISQRQTFRHHKMYPVPDDKLRKYLEYQGKVLHFDCVLDERDREGGELMTYKLFYYLEDDTVSIKELKENQEGRDYFPMLLRKQKLPKNWKENPVSHPSIFLEKTDAEVSEYYSPKDLIVGTTIFVYGRKFLLLDCDGFTRCYYEKALKLTQPDRVRLDSSPKRAPRLEVPSYLGLGTPEDSLASYHSLVPKSPKKDVITYLVNVNKFLRYGCVLDTAHPEDKIRKFVLSLSLADGTITIMESSVDNSGIRGGRFLSPRKVWLPGCNPDEPEYYTAKDLHIGATVVVFAHRFKIISADLYVYRYMQAYPEIFSPIAIDSVRNFLLAEGHLKDDLRRATEEEYQKLEQSDGPSEQGEVQKRLAGFQIGDSNGASPAPIASPRASPVPYGDAQSAPFAEPPEHPCPHPIIPDEELRKAYHTNEPDELAIQAYNVPEDPASSRQGSPKKGSKSVHFQDDC, encoded by the exons ATGGAGGGTTTGCCAAAGTTGCCGGGGAACGATTTTGCCAACCGTATGCGCCAAAAGCATCACGTACCGCAGAGCTTCAAGTACGTCAATGGCTACCCGATTCCGGTCCGCCCGGAGTGTGGTCTCGGGGGCGAGCGGCTGAACGAAGATTCGATCCAGTTCTGTCCGGAGCCGAACGGCGGCGGCAACGATACGGTCCTGTACGATCCGATCCTGACGTACGGTCGGGTTCGCCATCTGCCGGTGAAACCGTACCGGCCCCACTTTGTGCTGTACGATCAGAAGACGCTCAAGTTCAATGCGTTCTTCCGCCAGGCAGTGCCGGAGTCGGCCACCGAAACGTTCCGCATCCGGTACGTGCACATACTCTACTTTCTCGAGGACGACACGATGACCGTGCTGGAGCCGACGATCGAAAACTGTGGCTATTCCCAGGGCCGGCTGGTAAGGCGGGGCCGGAAGTTGAAAAATGCCGACCGGGAAGAGTTTTACCACTGGAAGGATTTGAACATCGGCATCGACGTGGAGATGCATGGGTACGTGTTCCACATCACCGATTGCGATGCGTACACGAAGGAATTTCTGCTGAGCAACGGTATCGAGCTGAACGAGATCGAGTTGCTGCCACCGGATCCGGCCATGAACGAACGCTCCATCAGCCAGCGGCAAACGTTCCGGCATCACAAAATGTACCCCGTGCCGGACGATAAGTTGCGAAAGTATCTCGAATATCAGGGAAAGGTTTTGCA CTTCGATTGTGTATTGGATGAGCGGGACCGTGAAGGAGGCGAACTGATGACGTACAAGCTGTTCTACTACCTAGAAGATGATACTGTCTCCATCAAAGAGCTGAAGGAGAACCAAGAAGGACGCGATTACTTCCCAATGTTGCTGCGCAAGCAAAAGCTCCCGAaaaattggaaagaaaatcCAG TTTCTCACCCTTCCATTTTCCTGGAGAAAACTGATGCCGAAGTGTCGGAGTACTATTCGCCGAAGGATTTAATCGTCGGCACAACCATTTTCGTCTACGGCCGCAAATTTCTACTACTCGACTGTGACGGTTTCACGCGCTGCTACTACGAAAAAGCTCTCAAGCTGACCCAGCCGGACCGGGTACGGCTGGACAGCTCGCCCAAGCGTGCGCCACGGCTGGAGGTGCCGAGCTATCTTGGACTCGGTACGCCCGAGGATTCGCTAGCCTCCTACCACAGCCTCGTGCCGAAAAGCCCGAAGAAGGACGTCATCACATACCTGGTGAATGTGAACAAATTCCTCCGGTACGGCTGTGTGCTGGATACTGCCCACCCGGAGGATAAGATACGCAAGTTCGTCCTCAGCCTGTCGCTTGCGGACGGGACGATTACCATCATGGAATCGTCCGTCGATAATTCAGGCATCCGGGGGGGACGGTTTCTGTCCCCTCGCAAGGTGTGGCTTCCCGGGTGCAATCCTGACGAGCCGGAGTACTACACGGCCAAGGACCTGCACATCGGAGCGACGGTGGTAGTGTTTGCACATCGCTTTAAAATCATCAGTGCCGACCTGTACGTGTATCGGTACATGCAGGCGTACCCGGAGATATTCTCCCCGATCGCTATCGACAGTGTGCGTAACTTTCTGCTGGCCGAAGGCCATCTCAAGGACGATCTGCGACGGGCGACCGAAGAGGAGTACCAGAAGCTGGAGCAAAGTGACGGCCCATCGGAGCAGGGCGAAGTGCAGAAACGTCTGGCCGGATTTCAGATCGGTGACTCGAACGGTGCTTCGCCTGCGCCGATCGCTTCACCGCGCGCTTCACCGGTACCGTACGGAGATGCGCAATCAGCTCCCTTTGCAGAACCGCCGGAACATCCCTGCCCCCATCCGATCATTCCCGACGAAGAGCTGCGGAAAGCGTACCACACCAACGAACCGGACGAGCTTGCCATACAGGCGTACAACGTGCCGGAAGATCCGGCATCCTCACGGCAAGGGTCGCCGAAGAAGGGCTCAAAGTCGGTCCATTTTCAAGACGACTGTTGA